One Primulina huaijiensis isolate GDHJ02 chromosome 5, ASM1229523v2, whole genome shotgun sequence DNA segment encodes these proteins:
- the LOC140977516 gene encoding elongator complex protein 6 isoform X1 has product MTNNPLSNLLDEALGFPHDSKGGALFSGGGGNRLIIVEDCVDTSGEFVLYHLLKRSLAPQSLDVVIFLSFSRPFSHYDRILRKMGCNLVVQKEKKRLLFFDVQRIGIYYLSIWDEMVLHPIRKCVISLRDKGKTREDLLLELYGKVHKAIEVCQTSEGLQNITIMIDDVSLMEIDADGSSNLVLNFLHYCYSLTTQFSCSLVTLNHEDVYSTANRPTLLSQLEHLADVVIKAEPLATGLASDVHGQLTVLNKGVGDIFGTLRNKVSNFQFRIKDSGAEYFYPGNRT; this is encoded by the exons ATGACGAACAATCCATTGTCGAACCTTCTAGATGAGGCCCTGGGCTTTCCACACGATTCAAAAGGCGGCGCCTTGTTCTCCGGCGGTGGCGGCAATAGATTGATCATCGTGGAGGACTGCGTGGATACCAGCGGAGAATTCGTGCTCTACCACTTACTGAAGCGCTCCCTAGCGCCGCAATCCTTGGATGTAGTTATTTTCCTCTCGTTCTCCCGGCCATTCTCTCACTACGACCGTATTCTTCGCAAAATG GGATGTAACTTAGTCGTCCAAAAGGAGAAGAAAAGATTGTTGTTCTTTGATGTGCAGCGTATAG GTATTTACTACCTCTCAATTTGGGACGAGATGGTGCTGCATCCCATACGAAAATGTGTAATATCATTAAG AGACAAAGGGAAGACGAGGGAGGATTTACTTCTTGAGCTGTATGGAAAAGTTCACAAAGCAATAGAAGTTTGTCAAACCTCTGAAGGCTTGCAAAACATAACTATAATGATTGATGATGTCTCTCTGATGGAAATTGATGCCGATGGCTCGTCAAATCTTGTTCTAAATTTTTTGCATTATTGTTACAGTTTAACTACTCAATTT AGTTGTTCTCTTGTTACACTTAACCACGAGGATGTGTACTCCACAGCGAATAGACCCACACTGCTTTCACAATTGGAACACCTGGCAGATGTAGTGATAAAAGCCGAACCTTTAGCTACAGGTCTAGCAAGTGATGTTCATGGACAG TTGACTGTTTTAAACAAAGGAGTTGGTGATATCTTTGGCACGTTAAGGAACAAGGTTTCGAATTTCCAGTTCAGAATCAAAGATAGCGGTGCTGAATACTTCTATCCTGGAAACCGGACTTGA
- the LOC140977516 gene encoding elongator complex protein 6 isoform X2, translating to MTNNPLSNLLDEALGFPHDSKGGALFSGGGGNRLIIVEDCVDTSGEFVLYHLLKRSLAPQSLDVVIFLSFSRPFSHYDRILRKMGCNLVVQKEKKRLLFFDVQRIDRDKGKTREDLLLELYGKVHKAIEVCQTSEGLQNITIMIDDVSLMEIDADGSSNLVLNFLHYCYSLTTQFSCSLVTLNHEDVYSTANRPTLLSQLEHLADVVIKAEPLATGLASDVHGQLTVLNKGVGDIFGTLRNKVSNFQFRIKDSGAEYFYPGNRT from the exons ATGACGAACAATCCATTGTCGAACCTTCTAGATGAGGCCCTGGGCTTTCCACACGATTCAAAAGGCGGCGCCTTGTTCTCCGGCGGTGGCGGCAATAGATTGATCATCGTGGAGGACTGCGTGGATACCAGCGGAGAATTCGTGCTCTACCACTTACTGAAGCGCTCCCTAGCGCCGCAATCCTTGGATGTAGTTATTTTCCTCTCGTTCTCCCGGCCATTCTCTCACTACGACCGTATTCTTCGCAAAATG GGATGTAACTTAGTCGTCCAAAAGGAGAAGAAAAGATTGTTGTTCTTTGATGTGCAGCGTATAG ATAGAGACAAAGGGAAGACGAGGGAGGATTTACTTCTTGAGCTGTATGGAAAAGTTCACAAAGCAATAGAAGTTTGTCAAACCTCTGAAGGCTTGCAAAACATAACTATAATGATTGATGATGTCTCTCTGATGGAAATTGATGCCGATGGCTCGTCAAATCTTGTTCTAAATTTTTTGCATTATTGTTACAGTTTAACTACTCAATTT AGTTGTTCTCTTGTTACACTTAACCACGAGGATGTGTACTCCACAGCGAATAGACCCACACTGCTTTCACAATTGGAACACCTGGCAGATGTAGTGATAAAAGCCGAACCTTTAGCTACAGGTCTAGCAAGTGATGTTCATGGACAG TTGACTGTTTTAAACAAAGGAGTTGGTGATATCTTTGGCACGTTAAGGAACAAGGTTTCGAATTTCCAGTTCAGAATCAAAGATAGCGGTGCTGAATACTTCTATCCTGGAAACCGGACTTGA